From a single Phocoena sinus isolate mPhoSin1 chromosome 1, mPhoSin1.pri, whole genome shotgun sequence genomic region:
- the SDE2 gene encoding replication stress response regulator SDE2 isoform X1, whose translation MAEPAAVVWLRGPSFGCKAVWCTSATRSIRDFIHRHCQDQDIPVECYFVKCNGLLVNTSDTVQHGAVYSLEPRLRGGKGGFGSMLRALGAQIEKTTNREACRDLSGRRLRDVNHEKAMAEWVKQQAEREAEKEQKRLERLQRKLAEPRHCFTSPDYQQQCHEMAERLEDSVLRGMQAASSKTVSAGVGESRKRPNKSKTDRAASAEKRKCFWLGMEGLETAEGSGSASSDDDSAEAPSTSGMSFHVPQNGSDVVEMAAEFPSSSQQARVLSADSRSREELQTPVTDSGNGISEDLYAELGEASTQEYMERKMALETEKTQEKNEAESKEPLEKEAAGVGLNKEQETKEMTDGERGAKGAPGGDRENIPVAKLEESQSGNTDIGQETVDLLAFSSVAEVELLGLEKLKCELTARGLKCGGTLQERAARLFSVRGLAKEQIDPALYAKPSKGKKK comes from the exons ATGGCGGAGCCTGCGGCCGTGGTGTGGCTTCGGGGCCCCAGCTTCGGGTGCAAGGCGGTGTGGTGTACCTCGGCCACGCGCTCCATACGCGATTTTATCCACCGACACTGCCAAGATCAG GATATTCCAGTGGAATGCTACTTTGTGAAATGCAATGGATTACTCGTTAACACCAGTGACACAGTGCAGCATGGAGCTGTTTATAGTTTGGAACCCAGACTTCGTGGTGGAAAAGGAG GTTTTGGCTCTATGCTCCGAGCACTTGGTGCTCAGATTGAGAAGACAACCAATCGAGAAGCTTGCCGGGATCTCAGTGGAAGGAGACTGCGAGATGTCAATCACGAAAAAGC AATGGCTGAGTGGGTAAAACAACAAGCCGAGCGAGAAGCTGAAAAGGAGCAAAAGCGCCTGGAACGACTGCAGCGGAAGCTTGCAGAACCCAGGCACTGCTTCACCAGCCCCGACTACCAGCAGCAGTGCCATGAGATGGCCGAGCGTCTGGAGGATTCCGTCCTCCGAG GTATGCAGGCTGCCTCCAGCAAGACGGTATCGGCAGGAGTCGGTGAGAGTCGGAAACGGCCTAACAAATCAAAAACAGACAGAGCAGCCAGTGCAGAGAAGAGGAAATGCTTTTG GTTGGGCATGGAAGGACTAGAGACTGCAGAAGGGTCTGGCTCTGCGAGCTCCGATGATGACAGTGCAGAAGCACCTAGTACTTCAGGAATGAGCTTTCACGTTCCCCAAAATGGCAGTGATGTTGTTGAGATGGCAGCCGAATTTCCTAGTAGCTCTCAGCAGGCAAGAGTTCTGAGTGCAGACTCTAGATCACGAGAAGAACTACAGACCCCTGTGACGGACTCTGGGAATGGTATTTCAGAAGACTTGTATGCTGAGCTGGGAGAGGCATCTACCCAGGAGTACATGGAAAGGAAGATGGctttagaaacagagaaaacccaggagaaaaatgaggcagagaGTAAAGAACCCTTAGAAAAGGAAGCAGCTGGAGTTGGACTGAATAAGGAGCAGGAGACCAAAGAAATGACTGATGGGGAAAGAGGTGCCAAGGGAGCCCCTGGAGGAGACAGGGAAAACATACCTGTTGCCAAGCTGGAGGAAAGCCAGTCAGGAAACACA gaTATTGGTCAGGAAACTGTAGATTTACTGGCGTTCAGCTCTGTtgcagaagtggagttgctgggtttGGAGAAGCTCAAGTGTGAACTCACGGCCCGGGGACTGAAGTGCGGGGGCACTCTCCAGGAGCGGGCGGCGAGGCTCTTCTCTGTCAGAGGACTGGCAAAGGAGCAGATAGATCCAGCTTTATATGCCAAGCCTTCGAAAGGGAAGAAGAAGTGA
- the SDE2 gene encoding replication stress response regulator SDE2 isoform X3 has product MLRALGAQIEKTTNREACRDLSGRRLRDVNHEKAMAEWVKQQAEREAEKEQKRLERLQRKLAEPRHCFTSPDYQQQCHEMAERLEDSVLRGMQAASSKTVSAGVGESRKRPNKSKTDRAASAEKRKCFWLGMEGLETAEGSGSASSDDDSAEAPSTSGMSFHVPQNGSDVVEMAAEFPSSSQQARVLSADSRSREELQTPVTDSGNGISEDLYAELGEASTQEYMERKMALETEKTQEKNEAESKEPLEKEAAGVGLNKEQETKEMTDGERGAKGAPGGDRENIPVAKLEESQSGNTDIGQETVDLLAFSSVAEVELLGLEKLKCELTARGLKCGGTLQERAARLFSVRGLAKEQIDPALYAKPSKGKKK; this is encoded by the exons ATGCTCCGAGCACTTGGTGCTCAGATTGAGAAGACAACCAATCGAGAAGCTTGCCGGGATCTCAGTGGAAGGAGACTGCGAGATGTCAATCACGAAAAAGC AATGGCTGAGTGGGTAAAACAACAAGCCGAGCGAGAAGCTGAAAAGGAGCAAAAGCGCCTGGAACGACTGCAGCGGAAGCTTGCAGAACCCAGGCACTGCTTCACCAGCCCCGACTACCAGCAGCAGTGCCATGAGATGGCCGAGCGTCTGGAGGATTCCGTCCTCCGAG GTATGCAGGCTGCCTCCAGCAAGACGGTATCGGCAGGAGTCGGTGAGAGTCGGAAACGGCCTAACAAATCAAAAACAGACAGAGCAGCCAGTGCAGAGAAGAGGAAATGCTTTTG GTTGGGCATGGAAGGACTAGAGACTGCAGAAGGGTCTGGCTCTGCGAGCTCCGATGATGACAGTGCAGAAGCACCTAGTACTTCAGGAATGAGCTTTCACGTTCCCCAAAATGGCAGTGATGTTGTTGAGATGGCAGCCGAATTTCCTAGTAGCTCTCAGCAGGCAAGAGTTCTGAGTGCAGACTCTAGATCACGAGAAGAACTACAGACCCCTGTGACGGACTCTGGGAATGGTATTTCAGAAGACTTGTATGCTGAGCTGGGAGAGGCATCTACCCAGGAGTACATGGAAAGGAAGATGGctttagaaacagagaaaacccaggagaaaaatgaggcagagaGTAAAGAACCCTTAGAAAAGGAAGCAGCTGGAGTTGGACTGAATAAGGAGCAGGAGACCAAAGAAATGACTGATGGGGAAAGAGGTGCCAAGGGAGCCCCTGGAGGAGACAGGGAAAACATACCTGTTGCCAAGCTGGAGGAAAGCCAGTCAGGAAACACA gaTATTGGTCAGGAAACTGTAGATTTACTGGCGTTCAGCTCTGTtgcagaagtggagttgctgggtttGGAGAAGCTCAAGTGTGAACTCACGGCCCGGGGACTGAAGTGCGGGGGCACTCTCCAGGAGCGGGCGGCGAGGCTCTTCTCTGTCAGAGGACTGGCAAAGGAGCAGATAGATCCAGCTTTATATGCCAAGCCTTCGAAAGGGAAGAAGAAGTGA
- the SDE2 gene encoding replication stress response regulator SDE2 isoform X2 — protein sequence MAEPAAVVWLRGPSFGCKAVWCTSATRSIRDFIHRHCQDQDIPVECYFVKCNGLLVNTSDTVQHGAVYSLEPRLRGGKGGFGSMLRALGAQIEKTTNREACRDLSGRRLRDVNHEKAMAEWVKQQAEREAEKEQKRLERLQRKLAEPRHCFTSPDYQQQCHEMAERLEDSVLRGMQAASSKTVSAGVGESRKRPNKSKTDRAASAEKRKCFWLGMEGLETAEGSGSASSDDDSAEAPSTSGMSFHVPQNGSDVVEMAAEFPSSSQQARVLSADSRSREELQTPVTDSGNGISEDLYAELGEASTQEYMERKMALETEKTQEKNEAESKEPLEKEAAGVGLNKEQETKEMTDGERGAKGAPGGDRENIPVAKLEESQSGNTGFPGGAVVESPPADAGDMGSCPGTGRYHVPRSGWAREPWPLGLRVRSLCSATGEATTVRGPRTAKKKKKT from the exons ATGGCGGAGCCTGCGGCCGTGGTGTGGCTTCGGGGCCCCAGCTTCGGGTGCAAGGCGGTGTGGTGTACCTCGGCCACGCGCTCCATACGCGATTTTATCCACCGACACTGCCAAGATCAG GATATTCCAGTGGAATGCTACTTTGTGAAATGCAATGGATTACTCGTTAACACCAGTGACACAGTGCAGCATGGAGCTGTTTATAGTTTGGAACCCAGACTTCGTGGTGGAAAAGGAG GTTTTGGCTCTATGCTCCGAGCACTTGGTGCTCAGATTGAGAAGACAACCAATCGAGAAGCTTGCCGGGATCTCAGTGGAAGGAGACTGCGAGATGTCAATCACGAAAAAGC AATGGCTGAGTGGGTAAAACAACAAGCCGAGCGAGAAGCTGAAAAGGAGCAAAAGCGCCTGGAACGACTGCAGCGGAAGCTTGCAGAACCCAGGCACTGCTTCACCAGCCCCGACTACCAGCAGCAGTGCCATGAGATGGCCGAGCGTCTGGAGGATTCCGTCCTCCGAG GTATGCAGGCTGCCTCCAGCAAGACGGTATCGGCAGGAGTCGGTGAGAGTCGGAAACGGCCTAACAAATCAAAAACAGACAGAGCAGCCAGTGCAGAGAAGAGGAAATGCTTTTG GTTGGGCATGGAAGGACTAGAGACTGCAGAAGGGTCTGGCTCTGCGAGCTCCGATGATGACAGTGCAGAAGCACCTAGTACTTCAGGAATGAGCTTTCACGTTCCCCAAAATGGCAGTGATGTTGTTGAGATGGCAGCCGAATTTCCTAGTAGCTCTCAGCAGGCAAGAGTTCTGAGTGCAGACTCTAGATCACGAGAAGAACTACAGACCCCTGTGACGGACTCTGGGAATGGTATTTCAGAAGACTTGTATGCTGAGCTGGGAGAGGCATCTACCCAGGAGTACATGGAAAGGAAGATGGctttagaaacagagaaaacccaggagaaaaatgaggcagagaGTAAAGAACCCTTAGAAAAGGAAGCAGCTGGAGTTGGACTGAATAAGGAGCAGGAGACCAAAGAAATGACTGATGGGGAAAGAGGTGCCAAGGGAGCCCCTGGAGGAGACAGGGAAAACATACCTGTTGCCAAGCTGGAGGAAAGCCAGTCAGGAAACACA ggcttccctggtggcgcagtggttgagagtccgcctgccgacgcaggggacatgggttcgtgccccggtacgggaagataccacgtgccgcggagcggctgggcccgtgagccatggccgctgggcctgcgcgtccggagcctgtgctctgcaacgggagaggctacaacagtgagaggcccgcgtactgcaaaaaagaaaaaaaaaacctag